TAGTCCTGCCAGCCGTCGTCGCCGTACTTCGCGGCGGTACCGAGCAGGAAGCCAAGACCCGGCGAGGAGGTGGAGGCGTTCTCGGTGACGAGGAGGTTCTTGTAGGCGGGCTTGATCAGATCGTCGTACGACGTCGGCGGCTTGAGCTTGTGCTCGGTGAACCAGGCCTTGTCGTAGTTGAGGCAGATGTCGCCGGTGTCGATGGGCGTGACCTTGTCCCCGTCGACCCGGTACCCGGCCTTGATCGTGCCGGCGCCCTTCGCCTCGTACGACTGGAAGAGCCCGTTGTCGAGCGCCCGGGACAGCAGGGTGTTGTCGACGCCGAAGAAGACGTCGCCCTGCGGGTTGTCCTTGGTCAGGATCGCCTTGTTGACGGCCTGCCCGGCGTCGCCGTCCTCCAGGACCTTGACCTTGTAGCCGGACTCCTTCTCGAAGGCCGCGAGGACGCTCTTGGAGACGGCCCACGAGTTGTGGCTGACGAGCGTGACGGTCTTGGACTCGCTCTTGGAGCCCTCGTCGGACGACCCGCACGCGGACAGCGTGACCAGGCCGAGGCCGACGACGGCAGCGAGAAACTTCTTGTTGTTCACGGTGATGACCGAACTTCCTACCCAGAATGACCTGGGCGAGGTTCAGAGGGTCTGCGGCCCGATCGCCGCACTCTCAGCGCTGTCGCGCTCCCCTGTCGGATATGAAGATGTACGTACGGGCCAAAGACTACCGTTCGGTGGCCGCCAGCTGACCACAGGCCCCGTCGATCTCCTGCCCACGGGTGTCCCGAACGGTGACGGGCACGCCGTGCGCGGCGATCGCCTCGACGAAGGCCTTCTCGTCCTCGGGCCGCGAGGCGGTCCACTTGGAGCCGGGGGTGGGGTTCAGCGGAATGAGATTGACGTGCACGGGCTTGCCGCGCAGCAGCCGCCCGAGCCGGTCCCCACGCCAGGCCTGGTCGTTGATGTCCCGGATCAGCGCGTACTCGATGGACAGCCGACGCCCCGACCTCTCGACGTACTCGAACCCGGCGTCGAGCACCTCGCGCACCTTCCACCGCGTGTTCACGGGGACGAGGGTGTCGCGCAGCTCGTCGTCGGGCGCGTGCAGCGAGATGGCGAGCCGGCACTTGAAGCCCTCGTCGGCGAACCGGTGGATGGCGGGCACGAGCCCCACGGTCGAGACAGTGATCCCACGCTGCGAGAGCCCGAGCCCGTCCGGAGCGGGGTCGGTGAGCGCCCGGATCGACTGGGCGACCCGCTTGTAGTTGGCGAGCGGCTCACCCATCCCCATGAAGACGATGTTGGAGAGCCGCGCGGGCCCGCCGGGCACTTCCCCGTCCCGAAGCGCCCGCATCCCATCGACAATCTGATGAACGATCTCGGCGGTGGACAGATTCCTGTCCAGACCCGCCTGCCCGGTGGCACAGAAGGGACAGTTCATCCCACACCCGGCCTGCGAGGAGATACACATGGTGACCCGGTCCGGGTACCGCATCAGCACCGACTCGACGAGCGTCCCGTCGAACAGCCGCCACAGCGTCTTGCGCGTGGTCCCCTCGTCGGTCGACAGATGCCGTACGACGGTCATCAGCTCGGGAAGCAGCGCCTCCCGCAGCTTGCCGCGAGCGCTGGCCGGAATGTCCGTCCACTGCTCCGGATCGTGCGCGTACCGCGCGAAGTAGTGCTGCGAGAGCTGCTTGGCACGAAACGGCTTCTCACCGATCTCGGCCACGGCGTCCTTGCGCTCGGCGGGAGTGAGATCGGCAAGGTGCCGCGGCGGCTTCTTGGCTCCGCGCGGGGCGACGAATGTAAGTTCTCCGGGCTTAGGCATGGCTAGACCAGTGTCGCAGATCGAATCATGTGACCTGCGCTGCGAGCCGTGCGAGGTGGTCATTGTTGGTCGCTCCTGGTCGTCGTGGGGCACC
This DNA window, taken from Streptomyces sp. NBC_00663, encodes the following:
- a CDS encoding thiamine ABC transporter substrate-binding protein yields the protein MNNKKFLAAVVGLGLVTLSACGSSDEGSKSESKTVTLVSHNSWAVSKSVLAAFEKESGYKVKVLEDGDAGQAVNKAILTKDNPQGDVFFGVDNTLLSRALDNGLFQSYEAKGAGTIKAGYRVDGDKVTPIDTGDICLNYDKAWFTEHKLKPPTSYDDLIKPAYKNLLVTENASTSSPGLGFLLGTAAKYGDDGWQDYWTKLKANGVKVVDGWEQAYNEEFSGSAGGKKAKADRPLVVSYASSPPAEVIYADPKPSTAPTGVVDGTCFRQVEYAGLLNNAKNSEGGKALLDFLLTKKFQEDMPLNMFVYPVVEGAAVPAEFTQYGPAAKDPETMDPAKIADNRDDWVKSWTSLVLK
- the rlmN gene encoding 23S rRNA (adenine(2503)-C(2))-methyltransferase RlmN, with the protein product MPKPGELTFVAPRGAKKPPRHLADLTPAERKDAVAEIGEKPFRAKQLSQHYFARYAHDPEQWTDIPASARGKLREALLPELMTVVRHLSTDEGTTRKTLWRLFDGTLVESVLMRYPDRVTMCISSQAGCGMNCPFCATGQAGLDRNLSTAEIVHQIVDGMRALRDGEVPGGPARLSNIVFMGMGEPLANYKRVAQSIRALTDPAPDGLGLSQRGITVSTVGLVPAIHRFADEGFKCRLAISLHAPDDELRDTLVPVNTRWKVREVLDAGFEYVERSGRRLSIEYALIRDINDQAWRGDRLGRLLRGKPVHVNLIPLNPTPGSKWTASRPEDEKAFVEAIAAHGVPVTVRDTRGQEIDGACGQLAATER